In Anthonomus grandis grandis chromosome 6, icAntGran1.3, whole genome shotgun sequence, one DNA window encodes the following:
- the LOC126737954 gene encoding globin-2B isoform X3, with protein MGVILSFFWHDTGRTDDPDRTTGLTSRDRHLLKTTWKTLSNGEENLKTGMAIFMTLFKVHPEYQQLFPFRNVPYNQLESNNRFKAHCISLMYAFTSIMENLDNVELLEQLLGKQGVAHVSRKVPERAYWDLKEVLMQLFQKSGMSSEELEAWNKFLDYGLGIMVKCAVEEKKGVE; from the exons ATGGGCGTAATACTAAGCTTCTTCTGGCATGACACCGGTAGAACCGACGATCCAGACCGCACCACTGGCCTTACATCCAGAGACAGACACTTATTAAAAACTACCTGGAAAACACTGTCAAATGGAGAAGAAAACCTGAAGACTGGAATGGCAATCTTTATGAC GCTCTTCAAAGTCCATCCGGAATACCAACAATTGTTCCCATTCAGAAACGTCCCATACAACCAACTGGAATCGAACAACAGATTTAAGGCCCACTGCATCAGCTTGATGTACGCATTCACTTCCATAATGGAGAATCTGGACAATGTGGAACTTCTGGAGCAACTTTTGGGTAAACAGGGAGTGGCGCACGTATCTAGGAAAGTACCGGAACGCGCCTATTGG GATCTGAAGGAGGTTTTGATGCAACTGTTCCAGAAGTCCGGGATGAGTTCCGAGGAGCTTGAGGCCTGGAATAAGTTTTTGGACTATGGACTTGGGATTATGGTAAAATGTGCTGTAGAAGAGAAAAAAGGTgttgaatga